Part of the Archangium lipolyticum genome, AATGGGTAGGATGATGGGATGCCCATTGCCCACCTGACTCCCAGCGACCTCGAGGCCCGTACGGCACGTGCCATTGCCGCGGCGACGAGTGCGGGCCGTGCACTCGGACTCGACGTGACCGCCCCGAAGGTCCTGCATGACGTGTTCTCCGTCGTCGTGCACCTCGCGCCATCACCCGTGGTGGTCCGCGTCCCCGTGGTGCTTCCGCCCGGGCTCGACGGGGCGCCGCAGACCGCGCGTCAGGCGCGCGAGCTGGCCGCGGTCTCATGGCTGGCCGATCGAGGGCTCCCAGTCGTGCGACCGAGTCCCCTCGTCCCCCGTGAGCCCGTACGGCGGGACGGCTTCTCGATGACGTTCTGGGAACTCGTGGAGGTCGACACCTCGCGCCAGCCGGACTTCGTCGCCGAAGCGGCGCTCGCGGCCGACCTGCACGCGGCGCTGCGCGACTACCCGGGCGAGCTTCCGTTCCTCTCCCCCATCGCCGCGACCGTGCCCACCTGCCTCGCGCTCCTGGAGGAAAACCCCGGGCTGCTGGCCCCCGCCGACCTCGAGCGGGCTCGGAGCGAGTGGGCCATCCTCGGGCCCGTGCTCTCGTCGCGCGAGAGCTTCGCCAGGGCGTTCCCGGGTGTCGGCATCCAGCCGATCCACGGTGACGCACCGTCGTACAACATCATCCGTACGACCTCGGGAGTGCGCTACGCGGACTTCGAGGACGTGAACCTCGGCCCGGTCGAATGGGATCTCACGTTCCTCGGCCCGGACGGTACCGCCGTCTACGACGCCGCGGCGGCGCGAGCAGGCGTGAGGCCTCTCGACCCGGCTGTCCTGCGCGTCATGGAGACCGCGCGGATGCTTCAGGTGGTCGCCTGCTACGCCCTCGTGCCACAACTGCCGATGCTGGCCGAGGGGCTCGCGCCCTCGCTCCAGAGCTGGCGGACGATGCCGTTCGCGGGCGGGCTGGGCTGAGCATTCCCTGATACGTCACACGTCTTACAGACTTGAAGCCTCGTGGTCCGCTGGGGAGGTGAGGCATGTCCACCCGTCTCGCAGGCCGGTGCCCGGTCAGCGTAAGTCAGCTCACCAGGTTGGACGTGCTGACTTTGATGGTGCTCATGCTCCAGATGGGCTGCGCGACGAGCACGCCATCGAGAGGCCTCCTGGAAGGCGGCTACCACTATCGGCCGCAGACGCCCCATGACTGGGGGGCGCGCCCCTCTTCCAACAGCGGAGTTGGTGCTCGAGAGCAGCCCACCCCGACACGGAGGCAGGAGAGCGTTGCCAACCACCAGGAGGAAACCCGGGAGCGGGTGAGGCGGGTGGAGCAGGCCCGGGCTGTGAAGCTGGTGCTCGCGGCGCAGCGCGAGGGGAGAAACCCGGACGCGGCACGCGAAGCCGAGGCAGACAGGGCGCTGGCACGGGTAGTGGGCCTGTGCAACGGAGTGGAGGAAGTGGGGGCGACGCTGGTC contains:
- a CDS encoding phosphotransferase, producing the protein MPIAHLTPSDLEARTARAIAAATSAGRALGLDVTAPKVLHDVFSVVVHLAPSPVVVRVPVVLPPGLDGAPQTARQARELAAVSWLADRGLPVVRPSPLVPREPVRRDGFSMTFWELVEVDTSRQPDFVAEAALAADLHAALRDYPGELPFLSPIAATVPTCLALLEENPGLLAPADLERARSEWAILGPVLSSRESFARAFPGVGIQPIHGDAPSYNIIRTTSGVRYADFEDVNLGPVEWDLTFLGPDGTAVYDAAAARAGVRPLDPAVLRVMETARMLQVVACYALVPQLPMLAEGLAPSLQSWRTMPFAGGLG